In the Flavobacterium sp. J372 genome, one interval contains:
- a CDS encoding HEPN domain-containing protein, with protein MTKAYKNFTDKLDELNRTILEFDTILISDEPLPFVYNNANFITKSFLINLCGYLETYLKDALELALLDFKERLTKENLSYNLIRWSIEQKPKSDSKMNSILDKKHCRFDKLDLKIKKNDLDNFISGNPFRTKDLFEMFGIKLEENINFQDKKELINTIVTKRNNILHHNDDASDLTNADICIFITEFRDYSSGLDSEIENIIQNKALHIIA; from the coding sequence ATGACCAAAGCGTATAAAAATTTTACCGATAAACTTGACGAATTAAATCGTACAATTTTAGAATTTGATACTATTCTAATTTCTGACGAGCCTTTACCATTCGTATATAATAATGCTAATTTTATTACAAAATCATTTTTAATTAATTTATGCGGGTATCTTGAAACTTATCTAAAAGATGCATTAGAGTTGGCGTTACTAGATTTTAAAGAGAGGTTAACAAAGGAAAATTTGTCTTATAATTTGATACGTTGGAGTATTGAACAAAAACCCAAAAGCGACTCTAAAATGAATTCGATTCTTGATAAGAAACATTGTCGATTTGATAAATTGGATTTGAAAATAAAGAAAAATGATTTAGATAATTTTATTTCTGGAAATCCTTTTAGAACAAAAGACTTATTCGAAATGTTTGGTATTAAATTAGAAGAAAATATAAACTTTCAAGATAAGAAAGAACTTATAAATACAATTGTGACAAAGCGGAATAATATTTTGCACCATAATGATGATGCCTCAGATTTAACAAATGCTGACATTTGTATTTTTATAACGGAGTTTCGAGATTATTCATCAGGTTTAGATTCTGAAATTGAAAATATTATTCAAAATAAAGCTTTACATATAATTGCTTAA